The sequence tatgatattatttaatatttgtgttattactatttatttcatacatatttaatgttatttattattataaaatgttatttgttttttgaaaGAGATcatgaattttttatatttgttgttatgccaattacttaataaatattccttGTTTACAGTTGTACTGGCAGAAAGTACCAATATCAATACCAAAATGGCAGTTGAGGaactattcaattatttaatgtaaaaaattatatttcatttacttcATTTTGTTTGTATCTTAATTATGATACCAAGTAAAAGTAGACTATAACTCACTTGACGATTTTAAAAGTTCTTGTAacaacatatgtaaataaagtacattttgagttaaaagtttgtgtttttatttatttaaatccaaaactataaaatgaaaaatacaaacatGATCTATTTTATCGACAATTAAAGCACATTActattttatcgatatcgatacatTTATTGTCGACACTACCACCTCCCTACAGTTGTCAAAAAAGTGGTTGGGTTGGCAGTAAGTACTTCcgtattttacttccaatagGTTGGTAGTGCTTCTCATACGGTTCATATATGTGTGCGTGAGCTCAGGACTAGTGTTCTAAGTGCCGACTCTTACTTTACATACTCTTTGGCTGATTATTGATATGTTATTGTaagcatttaatataatgaacttCATTCGTAGGTCCTTAGCGTatccaacaaaatatttaaatatacaaaaacgttTACTAAAGTATGTACAAGGTCAAGAGCCTGAACCAAAAAttcgtgaatatttttattttattgaccatCAAGGCATGGTAAGTCACCTTTGATCGTAtctatttttagtaattaaaaataactatgaattaaatattatttttatgatgcgcAAATAAATGTAGTTACATGTATACCCAAACAGAATAACTATTTAGttcctttttttttagaatatttttatgtaaaataataaaattcaatttaactgtcttttacagttatttttagATGATTCAAGAATGAAAAATTTTACATCATGTTTTAAAGAAAAGAAATTTTTAGAATTCTTCTTTAAGCGTGttcgattaaataaaactgGAAAATATCAAGATGAATTTCCTTTTATATCTTTATGTGGAAGAGAGAGGAATTATATAAGATGTGACGATCTACCAATTGTTTATACACATATCATAACTAAAGGAAACCCTGAAACAGATTTTTTGACGTTTGGCTATGCTGGTGAATCGTTAATGTCTCAATTTCAACCTGAAAAAGTTTACATGTTACCTGAAACTGGTAGAGTCTACCATCCTGCTGATGATAAATATGGAGGTATTGGGCTTGTTAGATCTAAACTTTCTATTGAAATAAGTAAGTATTTCACATTTGATAATGGAGAAAATGCACCCCCAACACATTTTAATTGGAAGGACAGAAATTATCAATTGGATCAATCATGGTTTGCAGAAACAgttcataaacataatattaaaataagaactgTCCCtgattagtttaatattttagaatataagctaaaaactaaacataagctaaaatatttgtatctataaaaattaaaaccaaaaacatcattttttgtaaataatgtattacccTTTTTTCTGGCTGAAGAaaaggtattaaatataattaaacaatgtgCTAAAGTTAGGTTAATGTAACatgtactataaaaatattttaaaaacggaAACAATTTtgcttatatgaaaatatttagacTTCTATTTGTACACTTTAAACATTTGTGATGTATATTATCcatatatttttgtagtcaGGTTGACAGAGTCAAAACCCatacaaatatatgattatagtTAAAATCCAAATATCGTATTTTTCATTGTGATTCATTGCtacaataagtaaaaatataaaatggtgattattataattaaaattttgaataaaattgtgaTTAAATCACATGTATGAATATTTGCTTAACTTCACAAttagaacaaatatattttgaataaaataaaaaagttaatgaaTATCTTACTACAAACTAACAggcttacttaaaaatatttagtctttCTGTcttcattgatttgacattccaAAGAATAAGAGAACCAATCCCCCACTAACCAATATTTATAGGTAATACTGTATATGTATAGCTAATAGTTACTTATTAACATgttgaatattaatatcaaatttatacaacatgaaatgattgaaatatatattatttttatcacaggTTTGTCATATGGCTGTGCTTTGTGatattgttaacaataaaatcatatgTCAATTGCTATGCAGTATCATCCTTAGAAAAAGATTGATAAGATCCAGATTGTACCCATGAAATACCGTGTGAACTTTCATTACCACCAGGAACCTTTAACATCATGTTTTTAGCAGAGTCATGTACATTCGGATCATAGGGTTTGAATGTTATATAATGCTTATCTTCAGTCGGAGGTTCGTCGTATATATGCTCATTACTATTGGCTATACTTTCTTTTACCttatcaataaataactttCTATTTGTCTTGTAACTGTAAGagagacaaaatatattataatttaatctacaGATATATGATGTTCGTTagcttaaaatgtattatgatatattttaaaagttacccaAGTAATCTACTTCATACTTTATCAATGTTCATGACAATTATttagacaaattttatttaaaacttacagTGTAGAAGCTTCATTATTTGCTGGTACTTTCATATTCAAATTGTGAAATATCCAGTGCAAGTATTTTAGGATTTGCCAAATGTGATTTTGTTTCCTGTCCCACTGTGGGAAAACTTCACTAAGGCTAAGAATACCAGTCACAGCGTCTATTGCTGGATGAAACATTTGTGATGTAAAAGTTAtagtctaaaaaaaataaacatttgattaCTATCATATCATACTTTGATTTTTTACAAAGTACTTAGTTCTATTAAAGGATTTTAGTAAACTTACAGGAACTGTGTCATCTGGGAATTTTTCAGGTAAAGTTAAAGTAAACCTAAACACTCCTCCTCCATATGTACCCgatctaataaatattacaccataccaaactgaaaataaatgaaataagttatttttatatgttctttgattttgttgtttatttgcaaaacgttttgttataattgaatatatgatAATGTTGCAAAACAAGGAGACAAGTGAAGGAAGGAATGGAGATTTCTGAATAAATACTTACGAAATGAGTTTTCATGGGACGGTATGACATAAATGCCAGGTAAATTTTCAGTTTGCAGCATACGACTAGAATGTAATAATAGTGTTTGAGTTAATCTTTTGAAATCACTTCACATGTTtgtgaaataaatcattaaaccttaactttatttatttataattacttactatTCTGCCATGATGATGTATTCTTGATGAAAAATAGAATATCCTCCTTCCTTCATGTTTTTAGCGTTTACATATGTATCTTCATTCATAGATAGCgactgaaattatttaaattttaaagtttataatctGAATAGGGGagcgtatttttatttgttacaggaatattgataattaatacCTATTACCTACTATAGACAACAAATATCACTTTCTGACAGATAGCTATGACAAATGACAATCAAAGCTGCCAACATCGCCTAGGTATATGTTGCATTGAAATCTATATATTTCacctatttaaaaactataatcatgagcgctaaatataatataaatataaaacttacttCATATTATACTTTGTTCTCCATAACGACATTTGTATCGGAGGCGGTAAGCGtcgatataaaatgtttaattaatttgattgtgTAACTTCTGACTTAATGCTACATAAGTTGCTAACAGTGGAAAATACCTACATTACTTAATTGCACACaagtaaactaatttaaaaatgttaacccTTAAACAGTTACGAAAACACTTATGATAA comes from Vanessa atalanta chromosome 3, ilVanAtal1.2, whole genome shotgun sequence and encodes:
- the LOC125077150 gene encoding UPF0598 protein CG30010 translates to MNFIRRSLAYPTKYLNIQKRLLKYVQGQEPEPKIREYFYFIDHQGMLFLDDSRMKNFTSCFKEKKFLEFFFKRVRLNKTGKYQDEFPFISLCGRERNYIRCDDLPIVYTHIITKGNPETDFLTFGYAGESLMSQFQPEKVYMLPETGRVYHPADDKYGGIGLVRSKLSIEISKYFTFDNGENAPPTHFNWKDRNYQLDQSWFAETVHKHNIKIRTVPD
- the LOC125077149 gene encoding protein crossbronx homolog isoform X1 encodes the protein MNEDTYVNAKNMKEGGYSIFHQEYIIMAEYRMLQTENLPGIYVIPSHENSFLWYGVIFIRSGTYGGGVFRFTLTLPEKFPDDTVPTITFTSQMFHPAIDAVTGILSLSEVFPQWDRKQNHIWQILKYLHWIFHNLNMKVPANNEASTLYKTNRKLFIDKVKESIANSNEHIYDEPPTEDKHYITFKPYDPNVHDSAKNMMLKVPGGNESSHGISWVQSGSYQSFSKDDTA
- the LOC125077149 gene encoding protein crossbronx homolog isoform X2, which translates into the protein MLQTENLPGIYVIPSHENSFLWYGVIFIRSGTYGGGVFRFTLTLPEKFPDDTVPTITFTSQMFHPAIDAVTGILSLSEVFPQWDRKQNHIWQILKYLHWIFHNLNMKVPANNEASTLYKTNRKLFIDKVKESIANSNEHIYDEPPTEDKHYITFKPYDPNVHDSAKNMMLKVPGGNESSHGISWVQSGSYQSFSKDDTA